The Propionibacterium freudenreichii subsp. freudenreichii genome contains a region encoding:
- the glp gene encoding molybdopterin molybdotransferase MoeA, whose amino-acid sequence MSTSPGSSAPDHGPRAGGESLRANEPLAGHEPLTVEGPLTAHKPLTGHEPLTVNEHRALVDALAAPLAPLTLPLLGDDPATQPTGVGSRSSAQTGGTAEPRPDKGFPAPGRPARDCLGAVLARDMDARLAVPPFTNSAMDGFAVRFADVTPGTPLPVAGDIPAGDTSPHELVAGTAWRIMTGAPLPAGADTVVKVEHTDHAPGVRRPPASVTITELPRRGANIRQAGEDVAVGTPVLAAGTLLDATALAAAASVGYRELAVHPRPRVGIVTTGAELVGAGDELAAGQVPDSNSVLLRGLVRGAGADVAAVVRTDDDPQHLREALAGWHDVDLVLTAGGISAGAYEVVRQVLEPMGVRFHHVAQQPGGPQGVGTLGVATGRVPVLCLPGNPVSVFVSFHVYATGLIAVLAGRATTTAPRTVDVSAGEGWSSPPAKTQFIPLRLASDGTVHPIHRLGSGSHLVASLPLADGLGVVPAGVGRVAPGDRLQFIDTRAGTPLSARRSSEDFHE is encoded by the coding sequence ATGAGCACTTCCCCGGGCAGCTCCGCGCCGGACCATGGGCCACGGGCCGGGGGCGAGTCCTTGAGGGCCAATGAGCCATTGGCCGGCCACGAGCCACTGACCGTCGAGGGACCGCTGACGGCCCACAAGCCGCTGACCGGCCATGAACCACTGACTGTCAACGAACACCGCGCGCTGGTCGACGCGCTGGCCGCGCCCCTCGCGCCGCTGACGCTGCCACTGCTCGGCGACGATCCCGCCACACAGCCCACGGGAGTCGGGTCCCGCTCGTCCGCCCAGACCGGGGGCACCGCCGAACCACGCCCTGACAAGGGGTTTCCTGCCCCCGGGCGTCCGGCGCGCGATTGCCTCGGCGCCGTGTTGGCCCGCGATATGGACGCGCGACTGGCGGTTCCGCCCTTCACCAATTCGGCCATGGACGGCTTCGCGGTGCGCTTCGCCGATGTGACGCCCGGCACGCCCCTTCCGGTGGCCGGCGACATCCCGGCCGGCGACACCTCGCCCCATGAGCTGGTGGCGGGCACGGCCTGGCGCATCATGACCGGGGCACCGCTGCCCGCCGGCGCCGACACCGTGGTGAAGGTGGAGCACACCGATCACGCACCGGGCGTCCGCCGGCCACCGGCATCGGTGACGATCACCGAGCTCCCTCGGCGCGGCGCGAACATCCGGCAGGCTGGCGAGGACGTGGCGGTGGGCACACCGGTGCTGGCCGCCGGCACCCTGCTCGACGCGACGGCGCTCGCCGCGGCCGCCTCGGTGGGATATCGCGAGCTGGCCGTGCACCCCCGTCCGCGGGTTGGGATCGTCACCACGGGCGCCGAGTTGGTGGGAGCCGGTGACGAGCTCGCCGCCGGCCAGGTGCCCGACTCCAACAGCGTGCTGCTGCGGGGACTGGTGCGCGGGGCCGGAGCCGATGTGGCAGCCGTGGTGCGCACCGACGACGACCCACAGCACCTGCGGGAGGCGCTGGCCGGCTGGCACGACGTCGACCTGGTGCTCACCGCGGGCGGCATCTCGGCCGGCGCCTACGAGGTGGTGCGCCAGGTGCTCGAGCCGATGGGCGTACGCTTCCACCACGTGGCCCAGCAACCCGGTGGCCCGCAGGGCGTCGGGACGCTCGGGGTCGCGACGGGGCGGGTGCCGGTGTTGTGCCTGCCGGGCAACCCGGTGAGCGTGTTCGTTTCGTTCCATGTGTACGCCACAGGGCTGATTGCGGTGCTGGCCGGACGCGCCACGACGACAGCACCTCGCACGGTCGACGTGAGCGCCGGCGAGGGATGGTCGTCACCACCGGCCAAGACCCAGTTCATCCCGCTGCGGCTTGCGTCCGACGGCACGGTGCACCCGATCCATCGGTTGGGTTCGGGCTCGCACCTGGTGGCGTCCCTGCCGCTGGCCGACGGCTTGGGCGTGGTGCCGGCCGGTGTCGGCCGGGTGGCGCCCGGCGACCGGCTGCAGTTTATTGACACCCGCGCAGGCACGCCGCTGTCCGCGCGACGATCCAGCGAGGACTTCCATGAGTGA
- a CDS encoding IS3-like element ISPfr12 family transposase (programmed frameshift) — MPKELANGKPTTRRYSVEEKAAAVRMVRTLRAELGVTQGTVQRVATQLGYGVESVRMWVKQADVDDGVVPGVSSAEEQRVKELEQENRELRRANEVLKRAAFFLRGGARPPLPEVVAFIDANKDDVVDGRRLGVELICRLLQVAPSSYYAAKTRAPSARALRDEELIPQLVEIWEANYRVYGVRKLWKAARRGGIMIGRDQTARLMRVAGIEGARRSKRVKTTRPDPASSRHPDLVKREFTATAPNRLWVTDLTFVPTWAGVAYVCFIIDAFSRMIVGWRVASHMRTEMVLDAIEMARWSRGAHHEDLRCHSDAGCQFTSIRYGERLAEIGATPSIGTVGDSYDNALAETVNGYYKAELVRGPTRSGPWKTVEDLELATLGWVHWHNTQRLHGYLGDVPPAEFENAFYAVPNDSNLLIGIK; from the exons ATGCCGAAGGAACTGGCGAATGGGAAGCCGACGACGCGTCGCTACTCGGTCGAGGAGAAGGCCGCCGCGGTGCGGATGGTGAGGACGCTGCGCGCGGAGCTGGGCGTCACGCAGGGGACGGTGCAGCGGGTCGCGACGCAGCTCGGTTACGGGGTCGAGTCCGTGCGGATGTGGGTCAAGCAGGCCGACGTCGACGACGGTGTCGTCCCCGGTGTGAGCTCGGCGGAGGAGCAGCGGGTGAAAGAGCTCGAGCAAGAGAATCGGGAGCTGCGCCGGGCCAACGAGGTGCTGAAACGGGCGGCGT TCTTTCTTCGGGGCGGAGCTCGACCGCCACTACCGGAAGTAGTCGCGTTCATCGACGCGAACAAGGACGACGTCGTGGACGGTCGCCGGCTCGGAGTCGAGCTCATCTGCAGACTGTTGCAGGTGGCTCCGAGCAGCTACTACGCCGCCAAGACCCGTGCGCCCTCTGCCCGTGCGCTGCGTGACGAGGAACTGATCCCGCAGCTGGTCGAGATCTGGGAGGCCAACTACCGCGTCTACGGGGTCCGCAAGCTCTGGAAGGCTGCCCGGCGTGGGGGCATCATGATCGGCCGCGACCAGACTGCGAGGCTGATGCGCGTCGCAGGGATCGAAGGTGCGAGGCGGTCGAAGCGGGTGAAGACCACGCGGCCGGACCCGGCGTCGTCGCGGCACCCGGACCTGGTCAAGCGGGAGTTCACCGCGACGGCACCGAACCGGCTCTGGGTGACCGATCTGACATTCGTGCCCACCTGGGCTGGCGTCGCCTACGTCTGCTTCATCATCGACGCGTTCTCCCGGATGATCGTGGGGTGGCGGGTCGCGTCACATATGCGCACCGAGATGGTCCTCGACGCGATCGAGATGGCGCGCTGGTCCCGAGGCGCCCACCATGAGGATCTGCGGTGTCACAGCGACGCGGGCTGTCAATTCACATCGATTCGCTACGGCGAACGCCTCGCAGAGATCGGTGCGACACCCTCGATCGGGACCGTCGGCGATTCGTATGACAACGCCCTGGCCGAGACGGTGAACGGCTACTACAAGGCCGAGTTGGTTCGCGGGCCCACCCGCTCGGGACCGTGGAAGACGGTCGAGGATCTCGAGCTCGCGACGCTCGGCTGGGTGCACTGGCACAACACGCAGCGCCTCCACGGATACCTCGGAGACGTCCCACCCGCCGAGTTCGAGAACGCGTTCTATGCTGTCCCCAACGACAGCAATCTGCTGATCGGAATCAAATAG
- a CDS encoding MogA/MoaB family molybdenum cofactor biosynthesis protein yields MAHHDEPPARGTGGVARGTGTTSSDDVAPTPVPGAVITVSDRCASGEAEDISGPLAVELLAGFAVQCQSARVVPDGIDSVQDAIARAISEGARVVLTTGGTGISPRDLTPEATEPLLVARLDGVADAIRRRGEEHVATALLSRGLVGITGHGMDSAVVVNAPGSTGGVHDAIAVLGPLVAHLIDQLDGGDHPSR; encoded by the coding sequence ATGGCCCACCATGACGAACCCCCGGCCCGGGGCACCGGAGGCGTGGCGCGGGGTACTGGCACCACATCGTCGGACGACGTCGCGCCCACCCCGGTGCCCGGGGCGGTGATCACCGTCTCCGACCGTTGCGCCTCGGGTGAGGCCGAGGACATCTCCGGGCCCCTGGCGGTGGAGCTGCTGGCCGGGTTCGCGGTGCAGTGCCAATCAGCCCGGGTGGTGCCCGACGGCATCGACTCGGTGCAGGACGCGATTGCCCGCGCGATCTCGGAGGGCGCCCGGGTGGTGCTCACCACCGGCGGCACCGGCATCTCGCCGCGCGACCTGACGCCGGAGGCGACCGAGCCGCTGTTGGTCGCCCGCTTGGACGGCGTGGCCGACGCCATCCGGCGCCGCGGCGAGGAACACGTGGCCACCGCCCTGCTGAGTCGCGGGCTGGTGGGCATCACCGGCCACGGCATGGATTCGGCGGTGGTGGTGAACGCACCCGGGTCCACCGGGGGAGTGCACGACGCCATCGCGGTGCTCGGGCCGCTGGTGGCGCACCTGATTGACCAGCTCGACGGAGGAGATCACCCCAGCCGCTGA
- the moaC gene encoding cyclic pyranopterin monophosphate synthase MoaC gives MSDQHAGNQRPDDRTAGELPHLRADGLPHLRADGTAYMVDVTGKQPTVREATAVARVDCSPAIMAALQQGTVPKGDVLAVARIAGIQAAKHTPDLLPLAHVIGVHGASVNLELAHDHVDISATVRTADRTGVEMEALTAVTVAALAVVDMVKGVDRMVEIRGAKVVHKAGGRSGDWTRPGDD, from the coding sequence ATGAGTGATCAGCACGCCGGCAATCAACGGCCCGACGACCGGACGGCGGGCGAGCTGCCGCATCTGCGTGCCGATGGCCTTCCGCACCTGCGTGCTGACGGCACCGCGTACATGGTGGACGTGACGGGCAAGCAGCCCACCGTGCGGGAGGCGACTGCCGTCGCACGGGTTGACTGCTCGCCTGCGATCATGGCGGCCCTGCAGCAGGGCACCGTACCCAAGGGCGATGTGCTGGCCGTGGCGCGGATCGCGGGCATCCAGGCGGCGAAGCACACGCCCGACCTGCTGCCCCTGGCCCATGTGATCGGGGTGCACGGCGCCAGCGTCAATCTGGAACTCGCCCACGACCATGTGGACATTTCGGCCACTGTGCGCACGGCTGACCGCACCGGCGTCGAGATGGAGGCGCTGACCGCCGTCACGGTGGCCGCCCTGGCCGTGGTCGACATGGTGAAGGGCGTCGACCGCATGGTCGAGATCCGTGGCGCGAAGGTGGTGCACAAGGCCGGCGGACGCTCCGGCGACTGGACACGTCCCGGCGACGACTAG
- a CDS encoding HesA/MoeB/ThiF family protein — protein sequence MGVRIPLSTPVEDVDADDPRLARHRRNWLVAGIGPAGQARMRAARVLVVGAGGLGSPVLLYLAAAGVGTLGVCDSDVVEVTNLARQLLHGEADVGMAKPESAARRLGALDASVRVEQFGNVTRDFLDAHGAEWDLVIDCTDNFAAKYLVADWCADSGVPLVWGTVVSMGFQVSVFWSRPPAGVPATTLRMVYPHVPPPGTTPASPQVGVLGSVVGQAGTAMATEATKLITGVGEPLIGRALVADAARNRYSVLTFAAGPDGSDSSADRSGRPDRFDGPDSSARHDATGDTP from the coding sequence ATGGGCGTGCGAATCCCCTTGTCAACCCCGGTTGAGGATGTGGACGCCGACGATCCGCGCCTGGCCCGGCATCGTCGCAACTGGTTGGTGGCGGGCATCGGACCCGCCGGCCAGGCCCGCATGCGGGCGGCCCGCGTGCTCGTGGTGGGCGCGGGCGGACTGGGCTCACCGGTGCTGCTGTACCTCGCCGCGGCCGGCGTCGGCACGCTGGGTGTGTGCGACTCCGATGTGGTGGAGGTGACCAACCTGGCCCGCCAGCTGCTGCACGGCGAGGCCGATGTGGGCATGGCCAAGCCCGAGTCGGCGGCGCGACGGCTCGGCGCGCTGGACGCCTCGGTGCGCGTCGAACAATTCGGCAATGTCACCCGCGATTTCCTCGACGCCCATGGCGCCGAGTGGGACCTCGTGATCGACTGCACCGACAACTTCGCGGCCAAGTACCTGGTGGCCGATTGGTGTGCCGACAGCGGCGTGCCGTTGGTGTGGGGCACCGTGGTGTCGATGGGCTTCCAGGTGTCGGTGTTCTGGTCGCGGCCGCCGGCGGGGGTGCCGGCCACCACCCTGCGCATGGTCTACCCACACGTGCCGCCGCCGGGCACGACGCCCGCGAGCCCGCAGGTGGGCGTGCTGGGTTCGGTGGTGGGGCAGGCCGGCACCGCCATGGCCACCGAGGCCACCAAGCTCATCACCGGGGTGGGCGAGCCCTTGATCGGGCGCGCACTCGTGGCGGACGCGGCGCGCAACCGCTACAGCGTGCTGACCTTCGCCGCCGGCCCCGATGGGTCTGATAGTTCGGCCGACAGATCCGGCAGACCCGACAGATTCGACGGGCCCGACAGCTCTGCCCGCCATGATGCGACGGGAGACACACCATGA
- a CDS encoding molybdenum cofactor biosynthesis protein MoaE, whose translation MTDIRTGITSEPLDAAAITQAAADPRCGALVTFAGVVRNHDAGTQVQAIDYSAHPSAERVLARIAAGIGERDGLGRIEAWHRIGHLEVGDTAMVVVVAAPHRGPAFAAVTDLVDQVKAELPVWKNQQLADGTHSWSGIA comes from the coding sequence ATGACTGACATCCGCACCGGCATCACCTCCGAACCGCTCGATGCGGCCGCGATCACGCAGGCCGCGGCAGACCCCCGCTGCGGGGCGCTGGTGACCTTCGCGGGGGTGGTGCGCAACCACGACGCCGGCACGCAGGTGCAGGCCATCGACTACTCGGCGCACCCCAGCGCCGAACGGGTGTTGGCACGCATTGCCGCCGGCATCGGCGAGCGTGACGGACTGGGCCGCATCGAGGCCTGGCACCGCATCGGACACCTCGAGGTGGGCGATACGGCGATGGTGGTGGTCGTGGCCGCCCCACACCGCGGACCCGCCTTCGCCGCGGTCACCGACCTGGTCGACCAGGTGAAGGCCGAGCTGCCGGTGTGGAAGAACCAACAGCTTGCCGACGGCACGCACAGCTGGTCGGGAATCGCCTGA
- a CDS encoding HIT family protein yields the protein MSTLFTKIINGDIPGRFAWADDTCVVFATIAPITDGHMLVVPRAEVPKFTAADDALLDHLMNVAKVIGQACEQAFDSPRAALLIGGFEIEHLHMHVLPAWGEAELSFSNARDDVPGDELDAATERVRAALRDLGFGAHVPPAMDSAALA from the coding sequence ATGAGCACGCTATTCACCAAGATCATCAATGGCGACATTCCCGGGCGCTTCGCCTGGGCCGACGACACCTGCGTCGTGTTCGCCACCATCGCCCCGATCACCGACGGCCACATGCTGGTGGTGCCGCGCGCGGAGGTGCCGAAGTTCACCGCCGCCGATGACGCCCTGCTCGACCACCTGATGAACGTGGCCAAGGTGATCGGCCAAGCCTGCGAGCAGGCATTCGACTCGCCGCGCGCCGCCCTGCTGATCGGCGGCTTCGAGATCGAGCACCTGCACATGCACGTGCTGCCGGCATGGGGCGAGGCCGAGCTGAGCTTCTCCAACGCCCGAGACGACGTGCCGGGCGACGAATTGGACGCCGCCACCGAGCGGGTGCGCGCAGCCCTGCGCGACCTGGGCTTCGGTGCCCACGTGCCGCCGGCCATGGATTCCGCGGCGCTGGCCTGA
- a CDS encoding MoaD/ThiS family protein, translated as MSKTGAASTDNAASTAHTGDMASTTLQLDTITHLTGAQYTLLARIGAHASPVTVTELAHELGRHVSSVRETLDALLRIGLVTSQRLPASGRGRPALGYSAHVPAGPVGAPQLFDQVCAAFLDYLRANVPDPLRAARRVGCDWGGRALTLMKVPDHHDFSLPESQFPLADHLEKIRMFLNIFGFGVHVHPQQATTLVLTAIPFGQPVGRPAGGDGDEPGTPEPDPLALELRRGMVERALELTACDDVVARYLPGPGMEAELVLTRTTGQHDSQSPEQSEKPMTHIRYFAAAAEAAGTDSEQIGLDEIGAQEISVDKHPTTLGELVDHLAGRHAGLAKVLRVSSFLVNERPADRDAPLPAGAVVDVLPPFAGG; from the coding sequence GTGTCCAAGACCGGCGCTGCGTCCACTGACAACGCTGCGTCCACAGCGCACACCGGCGACATGGCGTCCACCACGCTCCAACTGGACACCATCACGCACCTGACCGGCGCGCAGTACACGCTGCTGGCACGCATCGGCGCGCATGCCTCGCCGGTCACCGTCACCGAGCTGGCCCACGAGCTGGGCCGCCACGTCAGCTCGGTGCGCGAGACGCTCGACGCGCTGCTGCGGATCGGGCTGGTCACCTCGCAGCGGCTCCCGGCGTCGGGACGCGGACGCCCGGCCCTGGGCTATTCGGCACACGTGCCCGCCGGGCCCGTGGGTGCACCCCAGCTGTTCGACCAGGTCTGCGCAGCCTTCCTCGACTACCTGCGCGCCAACGTCCCCGATCCGCTGCGCGCCGCCCGCCGGGTAGGCTGCGACTGGGGCGGACGTGCCCTGACGCTGATGAAGGTGCCCGACCACCACGATTTCTCGCTGCCCGAATCGCAGTTCCCGCTGGCCGACCACCTCGAGAAGATCCGGATGTTCCTCAACATCTTCGGGTTCGGGGTGCATGTCCACCCGCAGCAGGCGACCACCCTGGTGCTCACCGCCATCCCGTTCGGCCAGCCCGTGGGCCGTCCAGCAGGTGGCGACGGCGACGAACCCGGCACCCCGGAGCCCGATCCCCTGGCGCTGGAGTTGCGTCGCGGCATGGTCGAGCGTGCACTTGAGCTCACTGCCTGCGACGATGTGGTCGCACGCTATCTACCCGGACCCGGCATGGAGGCCGAGCTGGTGCTGACACGCACCACCGGGCAGCACGATTCCCAATCCCCCGAACAGAGCGAGAAGCCCATGACGCACATCCGCTACTTCGCCGCCGCCGCCGAAGCTGCCGGCACCGATTCCGAGCAGATCGGCCTCGACGAGATCGGCGCGCAGGAGATCAGCGTCGACAAGCACCCCACCACGCTGGGCGAGCTCGTCGACCACCTTGCCGGACGCCACGCCGGGCTCGCCAAGGTGCTCCGGGTGTCGAGTTTCCTGGTGAACGAGCGCCCCGCCGACCGTGATGCGCCGCTGCCCGCGGGTGCGGTGGTCGACGTGCTGCCGCCCTTCGCCGGCGGCTGA
- a CDS encoding RidA family protein yields the protein MTPKMISIGESVASYSHGKVVGNLLFTSGATPHDLDTGEVRGSTIEEQTRLSIQTLEKILTAAGSGLSDLLQVQVFLNDIGADYDGFDATYKQMIPGPFPPRATVGAELPGYRIEMIATAYVSGDES from the coding sequence ATGACACCCAAGATGATATCGATCGGCGAGTCCGTGGCGTCGTACAGCCACGGCAAGGTGGTGGGCAACCTGCTGTTCACCTCGGGGGCGACCCCGCACGACCTGGACACCGGCGAGGTGCGGGGATCCACGATCGAGGAGCAGACGCGCCTGTCGATCCAGACCCTCGAAAAGATCCTGACGGCCGCCGGCTCAGGATTGTCCGACCTGTTGCAGGTGCAGGTATTCCTCAATGACATCGGCGCCGACTATGACGGCTTTGATGCCACCTACAAACAGATGATTCCGGGGCCCTTCCCGCCGCGTGCCACGGTGGGTGCCGAATTGCCCGGATATCGCATTGAAATGATCGCTACAGCATATGTGAGTGGGGACGAGTCATGA
- a CDS encoding NAD(P)/FAD-dependent oxidoreductase yields MRTVIVGAGVIGLAAAYELMKAGHDVTVLEADGYGKGPSHGNAALVTSVLSFPVPAPGTIPVAAKAVLTGTGAVSVRPHVQPGYLSFLLRMALATRKSEFVKGTLAQDIMTRMVSDGYGEYLADGLKFEMHEQGSLHTFTHREAFEAGLAVFDGFDRLRDRIRVLDGPEAVHRVDPTLSPDILYGYYAPDDVQVEPASLMKALVGALVDGGVNLVEHSPVTGFRRSGDRVVSVICDKTEFPADHVILAAGVATRELGKKLGVSVPVYSGGGYSVDVNINRAELRPRTSIITDDTHIAVTPLAWGLRVSSGMIIGQTHPKIPQSVFNGLMNDLRQAYPHVPLDDVEPGWAGLRPMSADGVPIVGHLPGYVNTFVATGHAMLGLTYAPPTARVLHALIDGVAPADYGAFSMRRFQRAAA; encoded by the coding sequence ATGAGAACAGTCATTGTGGGTGCCGGCGTGATCGGCCTGGCCGCGGCCTATGAGTTGATGAAGGCCGGCCACGACGTCACCGTGTTGGAGGCCGACGGCTACGGCAAGGGGCCCTCGCACGGCAATGCGGCGCTGGTCACCAGCGTGCTGTCATTCCCGGTGCCGGCGCCCGGCACCATCCCGGTGGCCGCCAAGGCCGTGCTCACCGGCACCGGCGCCGTGTCGGTGCGTCCCCACGTGCAGCCGGGATACCTGTCGTTCCTGCTGCGCATGGCCCTGGCCACGCGCAAGTCGGAGTTCGTCAAGGGCACCCTGGCGCAGGACATCATGACCCGCATGGTGTCCGACGGCTACGGCGAATACCTGGCCGACGGGCTGAAGTTCGAGATGCACGAACAGGGCTCGCTGCACACCTTCACCCATCGCGAGGCCTTCGAGGCCGGCCTGGCCGTGTTCGACGGCTTCGACCGGCTGCGCGACCGCATCCGGGTGCTCGACGGCCCCGAGGCGGTGCACCGGGTGGACCCCACCCTGTCGCCTGACATCCTCTACGGCTACTACGCCCCCGATGATGTGCAGGTGGAGCCGGCGTCGCTGATGAAGGCCCTTGTGGGGGCCCTGGTCGACGGCGGGGTGAACCTGGTGGAGCACAGCCCGGTCACCGGATTCCGACGCTCGGGCGACCGCGTCGTCTCGGTGATCTGTGACAAGACCGAGTTCCCGGCCGACCACGTGATCCTGGCGGCGGGCGTCGCCACCAGGGAGCTGGGCAAGAAGCTCGGGGTGTCGGTGCCGGTGTACTCCGGCGGCGGCTACTCGGTGGACGTCAACATCAACCGGGCCGAGCTGCGTCCGCGCACGTCGATCATCACCGATGACACCCACATCGCCGTCACCCCGCTGGCCTGGGGGCTGCGCGTGTCGAGTGGCATGATCATCGGCCAGACGCACCCGAAGATCCCGCAGAGCGTCTTCAACGGATTGATGAACGACCTGCGGCAGGCCTATCCGCACGTGCCCCTCGACGACGTGGAACCGGGCTGGGCCGGGCTGCGTCCCATGTCGGCCGACGGCGTGCCGATCGTCGGCCACCTACCCGGCTATGTCAACACCTTCGTGGCCACCGGGCATGCGATGCTCGGGCTCACCTATGCGCCGCCCACCGCGCGCGTGCTGCATGCCCTCATCGACGGCGTCGCGCCCGCCGACTACGGCGCCTTCTCGATGCGACGCTTCCAGAGGGCCGCCGCATGA
- a CDS encoding aspartate/glutamate racemase family protein, producing MNATSPYGYLAPGQPIGKVSMAPGQNIAGYHVGIIYIEDVWYPMVPGNVVNASTWEFPVLLQPVRGIDIPALFGPEHKDLSKPVLEACRELEQRGVRAISSACGFFGRYQAKIAPKLGVPAALSSLVQIPWIRTVLPGRKIAVLTADSDSLDPEILEACGVTDTSDLVFCGFQYEPQFSAINQHRGSFDNNQVEHELVSAAEEACRDPEVGVILLECSDMPPYAAAIQAAVGVPVFDFTTLIRWLNGAVAQRPYGGWV from the coding sequence ATGAACGCGACGAGCCCCTATGGATACCTGGCCCCCGGCCAGCCGATCGGCAAGGTGTCGATGGCGCCGGGCCAGAACATCGCCGGCTACCACGTGGGCATCATCTACATCGAGGACGTCTGGTATCCGATGGTGCCGGGCAATGTGGTGAACGCCAGCACCTGGGAGTTCCCCGTGCTGCTGCAGCCGGTGCGTGGCATCGACATCCCCGCCCTGTTCGGCCCCGAGCACAAGGACCTCAGCAAGCCCGTGCTGGAGGCCTGCCGTGAGCTGGAGCAGCGTGGCGTGCGGGCGATCAGCTCGGCCTGCGGCTTCTTCGGCCGTTACCAGGCCAAGATCGCCCCGAAGCTGGGGGTGCCGGCGGCGTTGTCGTCGCTGGTGCAGATCCCGTGGATTCGCACGGTGCTGCCCGGACGCAAGATCGCCGTGCTCACCGCCGATTCCGATTCGCTGGACCCCGAGATCCTCGAGGCCTGCGGGGTCACCGACACCTCCGACCTGGTGTTCTGCGGCTTCCAGTACGAGCCGCAGTTCTCGGCCATCAACCAGCACCGCGGCAGCTTCGACAACAACCAGGTGGAGCACGAGCTGGTGTCGGCCGCCGAGGAGGCGTGCCGCGACCCCGAGGTGGGCGTGATCCTGCTGGAGTGCAGCGACATGCCGCCCTATGCCGCGGCCATCCAGGCGGCGGTGGGCGTGCCGGTGTTCGACTTCACCACCCTCATCCGCTGGCTCAATGGGGCCGTCGCCCAGAGGCCATATGGCGGGTGGGTGTAG
- the narI gene encoding respiratory nitrate reductase subunit gamma, producing MSLVEMLLWVALPYVSIVLLVTGLVWRYRTDQFGWTSRSSEWNESALLRWSSPMFHLGILCVAAGHVVGLAIPESWTGALGVSEQMYHLGATVLGSLAALATLIGLGGLLYRRIVVKSVRLATTRMDIVTYVLMCIPIILGTIATVSTQVLGDPGYNYRETISVWFRSIPTFNPQPELMATVPLAFQLHIVAGMLLFCVWPFTRLVHVLSAPIGYPTRPYVVYRSRKGEVAATPKPRGW from the coding sequence ATGTCACTGGTTGAAATGTTGTTGTGGGTGGCCCTGCCCTATGTGTCGATCGTGCTGCTGGTCACCGGATTGGTGTGGCGCTACCGCACCGACCAGTTCGGTTGGACCAGCCGGTCCAGCGAGTGGAATGAGTCGGCGCTGCTGCGGTGGAGTTCGCCGATGTTCCACCTGGGCATCCTGTGCGTGGCCGCCGGCCATGTGGTGGGGCTGGCGATCCCCGAGTCGTGGACGGGCGCGCTGGGCGTGTCCGAGCAGATGTACCACCTGGGCGCCACCGTGCTCGGGTCCCTGGCGGCGCTGGCCACCCTGATCGGCCTGGGCGGACTGCTCTACCGGCGCATCGTGGTGAAGTCGGTGCGACTGGCCACCACGCGCATGGACATCGTCACCTATGTGCTGATGTGCATTCCGATCATCCTGGGCACGATCGCCACCGTGAGCACGCAGGTGCTGGGCGATCCGGGCTACAACTACCGCGAGACGATCTCGGTGTGGTTCCGCTCGATCCCCACCTTCAACCCGCAACCCGAGTTGATGGCCACCGTGCCGTTGGCGTTCCAGCTGCACATCGTGGCGGGCATGCTGTTGTTCTGCGTGTGGCCGTTCACGCGCCTGGTGCACGTGCTGTCAGCACCGATCGGCTATCCGACGCGTCCCTATGTGGTCTACCGCTCCCGCAAGGGCGAGGTGGCCGCCACCCCGAAGCCGCGCGGCTGGTGA